From Aminivibrio sp., the proteins below share one genomic window:
- a CDS encoding MFS transporter: protein MKISLSQSGESGGAAVLSPGRAHFLFGCLVTAYFFSFFFRVSASVVLPEQAARIGMGAALTGFLSSLYYYAYAVMQAVSGALHDRFGPLRVMAGGMALTALGTALLVFEPSPFSLGAWRLLTGIGLAPMYGGALVYQASAFTPDRYVFYSSVTMALGALGAIVSVAPLGWFLDALGLSPTFAGLAGVSLAMAFLLWKERMFDPVPARPVFAGQHPRSVLSRLREAFGMIVSSSYLRNLLVVWSVSASAQLSLQGLWAVSWYRTAYGVPAPEARIWASLISIGMFLGTVILGRFWGRTEDRFRAMCFWSLFNGLSWTALLLSVAFGLPLAVTGVCGFCVGAANGLCSVHYASATKEQAGGANTGALLGAMNTVVIFLTVVFQWGTGAIISLFPGERPGELTSMGFLVCFSLVTLVILGSLLSLRALRTPGGLS, encoded by the coding sequence ATGAAAATCAGCTTATCCCAGTCAGGCGAATCAGGCGGAGCGGCCGTCCTCTCACCGGGGCGGGCCCATTTTCTCTTCGGCTGCCTGGTGACGGCCTACTTTTTCTCTTTCTTCTTCAGGGTTTCGGCATCGGTGGTCCTGCCGGAGCAGGCGGCCCGCATCGGCATGGGAGCGGCTCTCACGGGCTTTCTCTCCAGCCTTTACTACTACGCCTATGCCGTCATGCAGGCCGTGTCGGGGGCCCTTCACGACCGGTTCGGCCCCCTGAGGGTCATGGCGGGCGGCATGGCCCTGACGGCCCTCGGAACGGCCCTTCTCGTCTTCGAGCCCTCGCCCTTTTCCCTCGGAGCCTGGCGGCTCCTCACGGGGATCGGCCTCGCCCCCATGTACGGCGGAGCCCTTGTCTACCAGGCGAGCGCTTTCACTCCTGACAGGTACGTCTTCTATTCAAGCGTCACCATGGCCCTGGGAGCCCTCGGCGCCATCGTCTCCGTAGCCCCTCTCGGGTGGTTCCTGGATGCCCTCGGCCTGTCCCCCACCTTCGCGGGGCTTGCCGGAGTGAGCCTTGCCATGGCCTTCCTGCTCTGGAAGGAGAGAATGTTCGACCCCGTGCCGGCACGGCCCGTCTTCGCGGGGCAACATCCCCGGTCGGTCCTCTCCAGGCTCCGGGAGGCCTTCGGCATGATCGTCTCCTCGTCCTACCTGAGAAATCTCCTGGTGGTCTGGTCGGTCTCGGCTTCGGCGCAGCTCTCCTTGCAGGGACTGTGGGCCGTGTCGTGGTACCGGACGGCCTACGGCGTTCCCGCCCCGGAGGCCAGGATCTGGGCGTCCCTCATCAGCATCGGCATGTTCCTGGGGACGGTGATTCTCGGGAGGTTTTGGGGGAGGACGGAAGACAGGTTCAGGGCCATGTGCTTCTGGTCCCTTTTCAACGGCCTCTCATGGACGGCCCTGCTGCTCTCGGTCGCCTTCGGGCTGCCCCTCGCCGTGACGGGAGTGTGCGGCTTCTGTGTCGGGGCGGCCAACGGACTCTGCTCCGTCCATTATGCTTCGGCCACCAAGGAGCAGGCGGGGGGAGCGAACACCGGCGCCCTTCTCGGGGCGATGAACACGGTAGTCATCTTTCTCACCGTGGTGTTCCAGTGGGGAACGGGCGCGATCATCAGCCTTTTCCCGGGTGAACGGCCCGGGGAGCTGACCTCCATGGGCTTCCTGGTCTGCTTTTCCCTGGTTACCCTGGTCATTCTGGGAAGCCTTCTCTCCCTGAGAGCCCTGAGAACTCCGGGCGGCCTCAGCTAG